In Zygosaccharomyces rouxii strain CBS732 chromosome D complete sequence, one DNA window encodes the following:
- a CDS encoding uncharacterized protein (similar to uniprot|P53326 YGR266W Saccharomyces cerevisiae probably contains a single transmembrane span): MSSASDWFESWDSQELYQETVKASTTCAPSSPIKEQGIVCGPVLRLRYVDYKADLYHGSILIVTRNGSKDSAPKIAYVTGPSYPGAANLNLKHGEFEPTMFYSETFSNSEIHMFRYNVTLPLSEYEQTVKYTVNGDAEMHYRFFIPSRDTNFNVISYSCNGFSVSTDTTTFKGSMWFDIIKKHSGVHYNVMLGGGDQIYSDGISLFSDKVRQWVETKDPLKKRNMVADDTFKQDLNHFYMREYLEWYGYGHWKGSTENSKTTQKCFPIALATIPSINIWDDHDTIDGWGSYSDSLMKTSVFSSIGKASYKYYMLFQHHVSLDEKDAYLQDKMWVLGKEPGPFIGEPSHSVFTRVGPNMAMLGLDCRTERSLKTIVLRSTYDAVFERLIQEAKSQKFDHLLLMLGVPIAYPRMVMLEWLFTSKLLFPLKYLSRKGIVAPGFVNEFNGDVELLDDLNDHWCARHHKKERNWLLARLQDFGAKYGVRITILSGDVHLASMGRFRSKQRRHRPMASTETQQANAVIDEQPENDERLMVNVISSAVTNAPPPAAVAKVMQKKTPIHRFDRETDEDAVPMFNFETNGQTPRQLNCFLPQRNWSDIVPIQNVLNNEYMQNFYRLKLGDRLIPGMVTREFGLESVNEVKSDDLKGHRNPPYPVTEGGVMATIHVETESTNINSKTTAYSMPIPELRITKDKISHSGLKHWGEK, encoded by the coding sequence ATGTCATCTGCTTCTGACTGGTTTGAATCGTGGGATTCGCAAGAACTTTACCAGGAAACAGTCAAGGCATCCACTACCTGTGCGCCCTCATCTCCTATAAAGGAACAGGGGATTGTATGTGGTCCTGTTCTTCGTCTCAGGTACGTTGATTACAAGGCAGATTTATACCATGGTTCCATTTTAATTGTTACAAGAAATGGGAGCAAGGACAGTGCCCCCAAGATAGCATACGTGACTGGGCCATCTTATCCCGGTGCTGCCAATTTAAACTTAAAACACGGTGAATTTGAACCAACTATGTTTTATTCAGAAACCTTTAGCAACAGTGAAATCCACATGTTCAGATACAATGTGACATTGCCATTGAGTGAATACGAACAAACGGTTAAATATACTGTCAATGGTGATGCTGAGATGCATTACAGATTCTTCATCCCTTCTAGGGACACCAACTTCAACGTTATTTCTTACTCTTGTAATGGATTTTCTGTTTCTACGGATACCACGACATTTAAGGGATCTATGTGGTTTGACATTATAAAAAAACATTCTGGTGTTCACTACAACGTTATGTTAGGAGGTGGTGATCAAATTTATTCTGATGGGATTAGTCTTTTCTCTGACAAAGTTAGGCAATGGGTAGAAACGAAGGATCCTCTGAAGAAGCGTAATATGGTAGCTGATGATACATTTAAGCAGGAtttaaatcatttttaCATGAGGGAATATTTGGAGTGGTACGGTTATGGTCATTGGAAGGGCAGCACTGAAAATTCAAAGACCACTCAGAAATGTTTCCCAATTGCGTTAGCTACAATCCCATCCATTAACATTTGGGATGATCATGATACAATTGACGGATGGGGGTCTTATTCAGATTCATTAATGAAAACTAGCGTTTTCAGCTCAATCGGTAAGGCTTCTTATAAATACTACATGTTGTTTCAACATCACGTTTCCTTAGACGAGAAAGACGCTTATTTGCAGGATAAAATGTGGGTTCTGGGTAAAGAACCCGGTCCATTTATTGGCGAACCATCACATTCAGTCTTTACGAGAGTCGGCCCTAACATGGCAATGTTGGGACTCGACTGTAGAACTGAAAGAAGTTTAAAGACTATTGTACTCAGAAGCACTTACGATGCGGTATTCGAAAGACTGATTCAAGAGGCAAAAAGCCAGAAGTTCGACCATTTGTTGCTAATGTTGGGGGTACCCATTGCTTACCCAAGGATGGTAATGTTAGAATGGTTATTTACATCTAAACTTCTATTCCCTTTGAAATATCTGTCAAGAAAAGGTATCGTTGCACCAGGTTTTGTTAACGAATTCAACGGTGACGTCGAATTATTAGACGATTTGAACGATCATTGGTGTGCCAGACACCATAAGAAGGAAAGGAATTGGTTATTGGCAAGATTGCAGGATTTCGGTGCCAAATACGGTGttagaattacaattttatcCGGTGATGTTCACTTAGCGTCCATGGGTAGATTTAGATCAAAACAACGCAGACACCGTCCAATGGCTTCCACCGAAACTCAACAAGCTAATGCCGTTATCGATGAACAACCAGAAAATGACGAAAGATTGATGGTCAACGTTATCTCATCAGCAGTAACGAATGCACCTCCACCGGCTGCTGTGGCCAAAGTGATGCAAAAGAAGACACCAATCCATCGTTTTGATCGCGAaacagatgaagatgcagtTCCCATGTTTAATTTCGAAACTAATGGACAAACCCCTCGTCAATTGAATTGTTTCCTACCACAACGAAATTGGTCTGATATCGTCCCCATACAGAACGTACTAAATAACGAGTACATGCAAAACTTCTACCGTTTGAAATTGGGCGATCGCCTGATACCCGGTATGGTTACTAGGGAATTCGGACTAGAATCTGTCAATGAAGTCAAATCCGATGACTTAAAAGGCCATCGTAATCCACCTTATCCTGTCACTGAGGGAGGTGTTATGGCAACAATTCATGTGGAAACTGAATCCACTAATATAAACTCAAAGACAACCGCTTACTCGATGCCAATCCCTGAGCTTCGTATAACAAAAGACAAAATATCACACAGTGGGCTCAAACACTGGGGGGAAAAGTAA
- the HAS1 gene encoding ATP-dependent RNA helicase HAS1 (highly similar to uniprot|Q03532 Saccharomyces cerevisiae YMR290C HAS1 ATP-dependent RNA helicase localizes to both the nuclear periphery and nucleolus highly enriched in nuclear pore complex fractions) — MVEESKKRNREEAEENDVEQHEESSEKLSQTFGELELSQPTLKAIDKMGFTTMTSVQARTIPPLLAGRDVLGAAKTGSGKTLAFLIPAIERLHSLKFKPRNGTGVIVITPTRELALQIFGVARELMEFHSQTFGIVIGGANRRQEADKLVKGVNLLIATPGRLLDHLQNTKGFVFKNLKALIIDEADRILEIGFEEEMRQIIKILPNEDRQSMLFSATQTTKVEDLARISLRAGPLFINVVSEKDNSTVEGLEQGYVVCDSDKRFLLLFSFLKRNQKKKIIVFLSSCNSVKYYAELLNYIDLPVLELHGKQKQQKRTNTFFEFCNAERGILVSTDVAARGLDIPAVDWIIQFDPPDDPRDYIHRVGRTARGAKGKGKSLMFLTPNELGFLRYLKAAKVPLNEYEFPTNKIANVQSQLEKLIRSNYYLHQTAKDGYRAYLQAYASHSLKTVYQIDKLDLAKVAKSYGFPVPPKVNITIGASGKTLVNKKRKVNRN, encoded by the coding sequence ATGGTTGAAGAATCGAAGAAACGTAATAGAGAAGAAGCGGAGGAAAACGACGTCGAACAGCATGAAGAAAGCTCTGAAAAGTTGTCGCAGACCTTTGGAGAGTTAGAGTTGTCGCAACCTACTCTAAAGGCCATTGACAAAATGGGCTTTACAACGATGACCTCTGTTCAGGCAAGGACCATACCACCACTTTTGGCTGGTAGAGATGTTCTTGGTGCTGCCAAGACTGGGTCCGGTAAGACGTTGGCGTTTTTGATTCCAGCTATTGAAAGGTTACATTCGTTGAAGTTTAAACCAAGAAATGGTACTGGTGTTATCGTCATCACGCCTACCAGAGAGTTAGCATTGCAGATCTTTGGTGTCGCTCGAGAACTAATGGAATTCCATTCACAGACCTTTGGTATTGTTATCGGTGGTGCCAATAGAAGACAAGAAGCAgataaattggttaaagGTGTTAATCTGCTAATTGCAACACCTGGTAGATTACTGGATCATTTGCAAAATACAAAGGGATTTgtatttaaaaatttgaaagcaTTGATTATCGATGAAGCTGACCGTATCTTAGAAATTGggtttgaagaagaaatgagACAGATTATCAAGATTTTACCTAATGAAGACAGACAATCGATGTTATTTTCAGCTACCCAGACCACCAAGGTGGAAGATTTGGCAAGAATTTCCTTGAGAGCAGGGCctcttttcatcaatgtgGTCTCTGAGAAGGATAACTCTACAGTAGAGGGGTTAGAACAAGGTTATGTGGTTTGTGATAGtgataaaagatttttaTTGCTGTTCTCgtttttgaagagaaaccagaagaagaagattatCGTTTTCCTGtcatcttgtaattctgTCAAATACTATGCGGAATTGCTCAATTACATCGACTTACCGGTGTTAGAGTTGCACGGTAAACAGAAACAACAAAAGCGTACAAATactttctttgaattctGCAACGCTGAAAGAGGTATCTTGGTCTCTACTGATGTGGCCGCCAGAGGTTTGGATATTCCAGCTGTTGATTGGATTATCCAATTCGATCCACCTGATGATCCAAGAGATTACATTCACAGAGTCGGTAGAACGGCTAGAGGTGCAAAGGGTAAGGGTAAATCCTTAATGTTTTTGACTCCTAATGAATTAGGATTCTTGAGATATTTGAAAGCGGCTAAAGTTCCATTGAACGAGTACGAATTCCCAACTAATAAAATTGCAAACGTTCAATCACAATTGGAGAAATTGATTAGATCTAACTATTACCTGCATCAAACCGCAAAGGATGGATACCGTGCATATCTACAAGCTTATGCATCTCATTCTTTAAAGACCGTCTAccaaattgataaattagatTTGGCTAAAGTCGCTAAGTCCTATGGATTTCCAGTACCACCAAAGGTTAACATTACCATAGGAGCCAGCGGCAAGACTCTAGTAAACAAGAAACGGAAGGTAAATAGAAACTAG
- the ABZ2 gene encoding aminodeoxychorismate lyase ABZ2 (similar to uniprot|Q74Z76 Ashbya gossypii AGR330W AGR330Wp and weakly similar to YMR289W uniprot|Q03266 Saccharomyces cerevisiae YMR289W ABZ2 4-amino-4-deoxychorismate lyase catalyzes the third step in para-aminobenzoic acid biosynthesis), whose protein sequence is MRPKRNNGSKKELSAGEQKILDTIQQDIIGRYFEPAIGTGGFEILSTLRYDPSFTHLFPEQHHQHHSQSQNDQEAAKLNEIDTRLQTMDYNDNNLFALPEETDSGKFEEYIGGINDSSSTTGDISLMSLMNECMGTQGSSPPETTLTGSTPSEEELYPIFYQRFLLLGEHFKRLNLSLEFFKWGFQVPIDLLLENLIRAIPDYHEVEDIREKMRLLIEVRNCYKMRVLIYDSGKMRVEAHPIPLPPPPASPTDFTLSTTHYFISNILGGFIPNIPSNWDVFVDTEPTKISPFTTFKTTYRQPYSAARQRMTQLAEKYGTNKKCEILVYNDTFQLMEGSISSVAVIRYKEDDPTQFRFITPPLASGCLCGTMRRYLLKKGLIDEHPIDVRDLCDGEQVILLNGVMGCVKGTIRQSYQKPT, encoded by the coding sequence ATGAGGCCAAAGAGAAATAATGGCTCCAAGAAGGAATTAAGTGCTGGTgaacaaaagattttaGATACCATTCAGCAAGACATAATTGGACGTTACTTTGAACCTGCTATTGGGACCGGAGGCTTTGAAATATTATCTACCCTACGTTATGATCCTTCATTCACCCATCTGTTCCCAGAACAGCATCACCAACACCATAGTCAATCGCAAAATGACCAAGAAGCTGccaaattgaatgaaatcGATACCAGATTACAGACCATGGATTATAACGACAACAATTTATTCGCATTGCCAGAGGAAACTGATAGTGGTAAATTCGAAGAGTACATCGGTGGTATAAATGACAGTAGTAGTACCACAGGTGATATATCGCTAATGTCTCTAATGAATGAATGCATGGGAACCCAAGGCTCAAGTCCACCTGAAACAACTTTAACAGGTTCAACACCATCAGAGGAAGAGCTCTATCCGATTTTTTACCAACGATTTTTGCTATTGGGAGAACATTTTAAACGTTTAAACCTTTCGCTAGAGTTCTTCAAATGGGGGTTTCAAGTGCCCATTGATCTATTACTAGAGAATCTAATACGAGCTATACCTGACTATCatgaagtggaagataTACGAGAAAAGATGCGTCTATTGATCGAAGTACGTAACTGCTACAAAATGAGAGTTTTAATCTACGACAGCGGTAAGATGAGAGTGGAAGCTCATCCCATACCATTACCGCCACCACCTGCTTCACCGACAGATTTCACACTTTCCACAACCCATTACTTCATATCCAATATTTTAGGTGGATTTATACCTAATATTCCTTCCAACTGGGATGTATTCGTTGATACAGAACCCACCAAGATATCACCGTTCACTACCTTCAAAACTACTTACCGCCAACCTTACAGTGCAGCTAGACAGAGAATGACACAATTGGCAGAAAAATATGGAACTAACAAAAAATGTGAAATTTTGGTTTATAACGATACATTTCAACTGATGGAGGGGTCCATTAGTAGTGTGGCTGTCATTAGATACAAAGAAGATGATCCAACTCAATTCAGATTCATTACTCCACCGTTGGCAAGTGGTTGTCTCTGCGGGACAATGAGACGTTACTTGCTGAAAAAGGGACTGATAGATGAACATCCCATTGACGTTCGTGATCTATGTGATGGTGAACAAGTCATTCTTCTGAACGGTGTGATGGGTTGTGTCAAAGGGACTATTAGACAGTCATATCAAAAACCTACATAA
- the SAY1 gene encoding steryl deacetylase (weakly similar to uniprot|P53324 Saccharomyces cerevisiae YGR263C) codes for MVASDLNKGPKMGAIVGCASVVWFSIKCLFLVPINIIKDGLIFRHKHGKSLSFDFMHRITIRTLVGNSNDYLIDWFINPYMKRAGDAIRIPNCPRRNTTEHASIRLTDGDLALVTKSFGAHFEKGVDVEMRWFVKSNTFDAKKDPVIYYIHGGGFRLKEIDSVIVFLGHIHEAYPEAAIVLVDYTLTSAAKNAVFPQQLLECVAGYDWLTAESGCQNVSLIGDSSGGNLALALLELLQLSARPAPKRAAVISPWVNPSLHDEGFAKHEIIDYLPADKLFEWGDYYTPGPEYIKNPFLNIEHNFETPVWKNVLEQTELLVTYGAEEMFHDQVKRFVEKLKLANPAKFSAENNVVVDDVGAHTSPLFFTKLDLKYWLSYDINRKFIRFLTSS; via the coding sequence ATGGTAGCTAGTGATCTTAACAAAGGACCTAAGATGGGAGCTATTGTTGGTTGCGCAAGTGTCGTCTGGTTTTCCATTAAATGTTTATTCCTAGTACcaattaatattattaaGGATGGGTTAATATTTAGACACAAGCATGGTAAGTCATTGAGTTTTGACTTCATGCATAGAATTACCATTAGGACTCTTGTAGGGAATTCAAATGACTACCTTATTGACTGGTTCATCAATCCATACATGAAGAGGGCTGGGGATGCCATTCGTATCCCCAACTGTCCTCGTCGTAACACCACTGAGCATGCAAGCATTAGATTGACAGATGGTGATTTGGCGCTAGTGACTAAATCCTTTGGTGctcattttgaaaagggtgTAGATGTAGAAATGAGATGGTTTGTGAAGTCTAACACATTTGATGCAAAGAAAGACCCTGTCATATATTACATCCATGGTGGTGGATTCCGTTTGAAAGAAATCGATAGCGTTATTGTGTTTTTAGGTCATATTCATGAGGCGTATCCTGAAGCTGCTATTGTGCTTGTGGATTACACTCTGACATCTGCTGCTAAGAATGCAGTTTTCCCTCAGCAGTTGTTGGAGTGTGTTGCTGGTTACGATTGGTTAACCGCAGAAAGCGGTTGTCAGAACGTATCCCTAATAGGTGATTCTTCTGGGGGTAATTTGGCTCTTGCTCTACTGGAACTTTTGCAACTATCTGCAAGACCTGCTCCCAAAAGAGCAGCTGTAATTAGCCCCTGGGTGAACCCATCACTTCATGATGAAGGATTTGCAAAACACGAAATTATTGACTATTTGCCTGCTGATAAGCTTTTTGAGTGGGGTGATTACTATACCCCAGGTCCAGAATACATCAAGAATCCATTCTTGAATATTGAGCACAACTTTGAGACCCCAGTCTGGAAGAACGTGTTGGAACAAACTGAATTGTTGGTTACTTATGGTGCAGAGGAAATGTTCCATGATCAAGTCAAACGGTTCgttgagaaattgaaattggccAATCCAGCTAAGTTTTCTGCTGAGAATAACGTTGTCGTTGACGATGTAGGGGCTCATACCAGTCCATtgttctttacaaaattggACTTGAAATATTGGTTAAGTTACGATATTAACCGCAAATTTATAAGATTTCTAACGAGTTCCTAA
- the BUD32 gene encoding serine/threonine protein kinase BUD32 (highly similar to uniprot|P53323 Saccharomyces cerevisiae YGR262C BUD32 Protein involved in bud-site selection diploid mutants display a random budding pattern instead of the wild-type bipolar pattern), with the protein MSEEIVSRVSNYLTPQVPFKAIAQGAEAVVFTTNVHPYLPAKDSNNKTYVIKYRPPKRYRHPSIDRSLTKHRTLSESRLLAKLFLIPGLKVPQLIACDAYNGYIWIEFLGEDLPNDAGFSNLKNFLWMFAPSDPYDPIVKETLIKVGEQIGLLHWNDYCHGDLTSSNIVLVREGPESWQPYLIDFGLGSTSNMVEDKGVDLYVLERAIVSTHSLFADTYKEWLMHGFCQVYKNNGAEGEKKLKEVLNRFQEVRMRGRKRSMIG; encoded by the coding sequence ATGTCTGAAGAGATTGTTTCGAGGGTTTCCAATTACTTAACACCTCAAGTTCCTTTCAAAGCCATTGCACAAGGTGCAGAAGCAGTTGTATTCACTACAAATGTCCATCCATATCTACCGGCAAAAGATTCAAACAATAAGACCTATGTGATTAAATACAGACCACCAAAGAGGTATAGACATCCTTCAATTGATAGATCATTGACAAAACATAGAACTTTAAGTGAATCTAGATTACTAGCTAAATTGTTTTTGATTCCAGGTCTAAAAGTGCCGCAACTAATAGCGTGTGATGCTTACAATGGATACATATGGATTGAATTCTTAGGTGAAGATTTACCCAACGATGCTGGATTTAGCAATCTAAAGAATTTTCTCTGGATGTTTGCCCCCAGTGATCCTTATGATCCAATCGTCAAGGAAACTCTGATTAAAGTTGGTGAGCAAATTGGGCTCCTTCACTGGAATGATTATTGTCATGGAGATTTAACTAGTTCAAACATTGTGCTGGTTAGAGAAGGTCCTGAAAGCTGGCAACCAtatttgatagattttgGTCTTGGCTCTACTTCTAACATGGTTGAAGATAAAGGTGTTGATCTCTATGTTTTAGAGAGAGCCATCGTTAGTACCCATTCTTTGTTTGCAGACACTTATAAAGAATGGCTGATGCATGGATTTTGTCAAGTGTACAAGAACAATGGTGCTGAGGGTGAAAAAAAACTCAAGGAAGTCCTCAACAGATTCCAAGAGGTTAGAATGCGTGGTAGAAAGAGAAGTATGATTGGTTAA
- the MES1 gene encoding methionine--tRNA ligase MES1 (highly similar to uniprot|P00958 Saccharomyces cerevisiae YGR264C MES1 Methionyl-tRNA synthetase forms a complex with glutamyl-tRNA synthetase (Gus1p) and Arc1p which increases the catalytic efficiency of both tRNA synthetases also has a role in nuclear export of tRNAs) has protein sequence MSLAISFDKGKGHAQAVTFANNFKIALGLEYAAKGTKTTVNEDNVGPALIQGESFRLFDSNAILRYLLNDFAPQQVDEYEYALSSLEHLLHQKQVPKEHADECVDKALNNYLTSLEEPLSATRLISFVNAYSLNPDAVKARFPQLPQGISKALASAEKSTPRSAQKVERTGAQHVEEGFLVKDQGEEILPQKGEKNIIITSALPYVNNVPHLGNIVGSVLSADIFARYCKARNYNTLFICGTDEYGTATETKALEEKVTPLELCTKYHKIHKEVYDWFQVGFDYFGRTTTPLQTEIAQDIFSKLNDNGFLEEQTMKQLYCPVHNSFLADRFVEGECPKCHYEDARGDQCDKCGGLLDPFELINPRCKLDNAEPEVKYSDHIFLSLDKLEGRVADWVNKKSEEGFWSKNSKTITQSWLKDGLRPRCITRDLIWGTPVPLEKYKDKVLYVWFDATIGYLSITANYTKHWQKWWKNPEDVNLYQFMGKDNVPFHTVIFPASQIGTGDQWTMLHHLNTTEYLQYEGGKFSKSRNIGVFGNNAKDSGVSPSVWRYYLTSVRPESSDSHFSWDDFVTKNNSELLANLGNFVNRLVKFVNAKYNGVVPDYDVKNLPGFDSLKSDISQILGSYIAEMEPAHERRGLELAMSLSARGNQFLQENRLDNNLFSNFPAKSDAVVGVGLNIVYAVASVIGPFLPEAAEKIYRMLNAPPLKIDDEFHLAILKGHNINPAEYLFQRIDEKQIDAWRKQYGGGSQQ, from the coding sequence ATGTCGTTAGCTATTTCTTTTGACAAAGGTAAGGGCCATGCTCAGGCAGTCACCTTTGCCAATAATTTCAAGATCGCCTTAGGGCTCGAATATGCTGCAAAGGGAACTAAGACTACTGTTAACGAAGATAACGTGGGACCAGCTTTGATCCAAGGTGAATCATTCCGTTTATTTGATTCTAATGCAATTTTGAGATATTTGCTCAATGATTTTGCTCCTCAACAAGTCGATGAATACGAATACGCATTATCTTCTCTCGAGCACCTTTTACACCAGAAACAAGTGCCTAAGGAACATGCTGATGAATGCGTCGATAAGGCTTTAAACAATTACTTGACCAGTTTGGAAGAACCATTATCTGCTACTAGATTGATAAGTTTTGTTAATGCTTACAGTTTGAACCCTGATGCTGTAAAGGCTAGATTCCCACAATTACCACAAGGAATTTCCAAGGCACTAGCCTCCGCTGAGAAGAGTACACCTCGTTCAGCTCAAAAAGTGGAAAGAACAGGTGCTCAGCATGTCGAGGAAGGTTTCCTAGTGAAAGATCAAGGTGAGGAAATTCTACCACAgaaaggtgaaaagaaCATCATTATCACATCTGCGCTTCCATATGTCAACAACGTCCCACATTTGGGTAACATTGTCGGTAGTGTTCTTTCAGCTGATATCTTTGCTCGTTACTGTAAGGCAAGAAATTACAACACTTTGTTTATCTGTGGTACCGATGAGTACGGTACCGCCACAGAGACTAAGGCACTAGAGGAAAAGGTGACCCCCTTAGAACTTTGTACCAAATACCACAAGATCCATAAGGAGGTTTACGATTGGTTCCAGGTGGGTTTCGATTATTTCGGTAGAACTACTACCCCACTACAGACCGAAATTGCTCAAGATATCTTTAGCAAATTGAACGATAATGGATTTTTGGAGGAACAAACTATGAAGCAGCTGTATTGTCCAGTGCATAACTCTTTCTTAGCTGATAGATTCGTGGAAGGTGAATGTCCTAAATGTCATTACGAAGATGCTCGTGGTGATCAATGTGATAAATGTGGTGGCCTGttggatccatttgaattgattaatCCTCGTTGTAAATTGGATAATGCTGAACCTGAAGTTAAATATTCTGACCACATCTTTTTGTCgttggataaattggaagGAAGAGTTGCAGATTGGGTCAACAAGAAATCTGAAGAAGGTTTCTGGTCTAAGAATTCTAAGACTATTACTCAATCTTGGTTGAAGGATGGTTTAAGACCTCGTTGTATCACTAGAGATTTGATCTGGGGTACACCAGTTCCCTTGGAAAAATATAAGGATAAAGTGCTTTACGTGTGGTTCGATGCTACCATCGGTTATTTGTCCATAACGGCAAATTACACCAAACATTGGCAAAAATGGTGGAAGAACCCAGAAGACGTTAACCTTTACCAATTCATGGGTAAGGATAACGTTCCGTTCCATACAGTGATTTTCCCAGCATCGCAAATAGGTACCGGTGACCAGTGGACCATGTTACATCATTTGAACACCACTGAATATTTGCAATACGAAGGTGGTAAATTCTCCAAGAGTAGAAATATCGGTGTCTTTGGTAACAATGCTAAGGATTCAGGAGTCTCGCCAAGTGTCTGGAGATACTATTTGACAAGTGTAAGACCAGAATCCAGCGATTCTCACTTCTCGTGGGACGATTTCGTTACCAAGAACAACAGTGAATTGCTAGCGAACTTGGGTAACTTCGTTAACAGATTGGTTAAGTTTGTCAACGCCAAGTACAACGGTGTGGTGCCCGATTACGACGTTAAGAATCTACCTGGATTTGATTCTCTCAAATCAGATATCTCTCAAATTTTAGGCAGTTACATTGCGGAGATGGAACCTGCACATGAAAGACGTGGTCTAGAGCTTGCTATGTCCTTAAGTGCTCGTGGTAATCAATTCCTACAGGAGAACAGGCTAGACAACAACTTGTTCTCTAATTTCCCAGCTAAATCTGACGCTGTTGTTGGTGTAGGTTTGAACATTGTGTATGCGGTGGCTTCAGTTATCGGCCCCTTCTTGCCAGAAGCTGCAGAGAAGATTTACCGTATGCTGAACGCCCCACCTCTAAAGATTGACGATGAATTCCACTTAGCCATCTTGAAGGGTCACAATATCAACCCTGCAGAATACCTTTTCCAACGTATTGACGAAAAGCAAATCGATGCATGGAGAAAGCAATATGGTGGCGGTTCGCAACAGTGA